GGAGGCGTATGAACGCCTGAACGGAGGCTCCAATGGCAAACGCCAAGGCCATGCTCGGAAGCATGCTGGGCCGGTTTCTCTTCACCGAAGCGAAGGTGACCCAGGTGCGCGAAGTCTCGCGCGCCTTTCGACAGATTGACTGTGAAGGGCCCGCGCTGCGGGGGCAGGGATGGAGCCCCGGCGACAAGGTGCAGGTGTTCCTGCCAGGGCTGGGCATGCGCACGTACACGCCGCTGTCGTGGGACGAAGCGCGAGGGGCCACGGCCTTCCTGGTGTACCTGCACGGCGACAGCCCGGGAGCGAAGTGGGGCCGCGATGTGCGCACCGGGGACACGGTGCAGTTCTTCGGCCCCCGGCGCTCGGTGGCGCTGGAGTCCGGCGACGCGCCGGTGGTGCTCTTCGGTGACGAGACGTCCTTCGCGGTGGCGCACGCGTTCCGCACCGGAGCGAAGCGCGACGTCACCCCCATCTTCGAGGTGACACGCCGCGAGGACTGCGCGCCCGCGCTGCGCGAGCTGGGCTTCGAGGGCCAGGACGTGGAGCGCACGGCAGGCGACGCGCACCTGACGCAAGTCCACGAACGGCTGCGCGAAGTCCTGCGCACGAAGCCCGGCGCGACGCTGGTGATGACAGGCCGGGCGCAGTCCATCCAGGCCCTGCGCTCGCGGCTGCGCGGCGACGGCGAACGCGCCACGTCGAAGGTGAAGGCCTACTGGGCGGTGGGCAAGACGGGGCTCGACTGATTCAGGCCGGAGCGAACTGGAGGCCGCGCAGGAAGTCGTCGCGGCCCCGGGTCACGCCCGCGGGACGGCGCTTGGACTTCTGCCGCAGGAAGCGCGAGGCGTCCTGGCGGCGGTAGCAGGTGAGGAGCCGGTCCTCGTCATTGAGGATGAGGATCCACCCCCGCGCCTGCCGCGCCAATGACGAGTCACGCAGCGCGACCGGCAGGTCTCGCTCGTGCACGGTGAGGTGGGTGGCACCACACGCCCGGGCGGGGGTGCCGAACTCGAGGATGAACGCGATGACCTCCTCGCGCAGCCTCCAACGGGCACACTGCTCGACGAAGAGGCGGGTGAGGGAGAACAGGGACGACGCGGGGCTCTGGCGCATGGCGGGCTATCTCCTTGCGTTCTTCCCAATACACATGGCGTTCCAACACCCCGCGCATGCGATTCCGCGCACTTGCGCGGCACCCCCAGCGGCCCCGAAAGACATTCCGTCAATCCCGCCCGCGGCCCGTGTCACCCAGGCACGAAGCCTTCACGAAGGCTGCCGTCCCTCACGGTGCGTGATGACACCGCCCACTCGCAGGGTTGGCCGCGTTCTGAAGAAAACCTTCACAGGCCATGCGGCATTTTGACAGGCTCGTGGAGGGCGGGACCGGGGCAGCATGGCCCGTCCGGCCTCGCGACGCTGCGTGTGAGGCCGGACGACCTCTGGCCGAAGGGATGGACGGGGCACGATGAATCTTCGCTCGAAGGCACTGGGAGCCGTGCTGGGCGCGGGGGCGGCGGCGCTGTCGCTGTCGCTCCTGATCAGCGCGGGATGTGGAGGCCGCGCGGCGCATCCGTCCGTGGTGCCGCCGCCCGCGAATCCACAGGCGCTCCGGCCGCCGGAGGCCTTCGCGGGCATTGGCGACAAGAAGGAGCGCTCGCAAGCGCTGTTCCTGGAGGCGAGCCGGGTCATGCTGCATCCCCGCTGCGTCAACTGCCACCCCGTGGGCGACAGTCCGCTGCAGGGCGAAGAGGGCAAGGTGCACGACCCGCCGGTGGTCCGGGGCTCCGAGGACCAGGGCGTGCCCGGCCTGGAGTGCACCTCCTGCCATCAGGACCGCAACGCGCAGCTGGCGCGGATCCCCGGCGCGCCCAAGTGGCACGTGGCGCCCAAGGTGATGGCGTGGGAGGGGCGCACGCCGCGCGCGCTGTGCGAACAGTTGAAGGACCCGGCGCGCAACGGCGGCAAGAGTCTGGCGGAATTGATTGAGCACTCGGCGCATGACGAGCTGGTGGGCTGGGGCTGGAAGCCCGGGGCGGACCGGGTTCCGGCGCCGGGGACGCAGGCGGAGTTCGGGGCCCTGGTGGCCGCGTGGGTGAAGGACGGCGCGGAGTGCCCGCGCGAGGAGAGCCGACCGTGAGCATCCGTCTGCGAGTGAATGGGACCGAGCACGTGCTGGACGTGGATCCGGAGATGCCGTTGCTCTGGGCGCTGCGCGACGTGCTGACGTTGACGGGCACGAAGTACGGCTGCGGCCAGGCGCTCTGCGGCGCGTGCGTGGTGCACATCGACGGCGCGGCGGTGCGCTCGTGCGTGACGCCGGTGCGCCGCGCGGACGGCCGCGAGGTGATGACCATCGAGGGCCTGTCGCCAGATGGCTCGCATCCGTTGCAGAAGGCGTGGGTGGACCTGGCGGTGCCGCAGTGTGGCTTCTGTCAGGCGGGGCAGATCATGACGGCGGCGGCGCTGCTGGCGAAGAAGCCGAAGCCCACCGACGCGGAGATCGATCAATCGCTGGCGGGCAACCTCTGCCGCTGCGGGACATATACGCGCATCCGCACCGCCGTGAAGAAGGCGGCGGGACTGCCGACGGAGTGAGGGCCGCCACCATGCAAGACACTCGCATCCGTCTGTCGCGCCGTTCCGTGCTCGAAGGAATGGGACTCGTGGCCGCGGGCCTGGGGCTGGAGGTGTTCCTGCCCGCGAGGGCCCACGCCGCGCCCATGCCCACGTCGCTGCCGGAAGTGCCCACGGGGGGACTCAGGGCCAACGTCTTCGTGCACGTGGCGCCGGACGGCGTGGTGACCATCGTCTGTCACCGCTCGGAGATGGGGCAGGGCGTGCGCAGCTCGCTGCCGGTGCTCATCGCGGACGAGCTGGGCGCGGACATGGCCCACGTGAAGGTGGTCCAGGGCGACGGCGACGAGGCCTACGGAGACCAGAACACGGACGGCTCCAGCAGCGTGCGGAAGATCTTCGACGACCTGCGCTACGCGGGCGCGACGGCGCGCACGATGCTGGTGGCGGTGGCGGCGAAGCGCTGGAAGGTGGCGCCCACGGAGTGCGAGGCGCGCGACCACGCCGTCTTCCACAAGGGCTCGCAGCGGACGCTGAAGTTCGGTGAGCTGGCCGGTGACGCGGCGAAGCTGAAGGTGCCCAAGAAGGACGCGGTGACGCTCCGTCCGCGCAGCGAGCTCAAGCACCTGGGCAAGGAGCTGCCGCTGCTGGACGGGCCGGACATCGTGACGGGCCGGGCGGTGTTCGGCGCGGACGTCGTGTTGCCGGGGATGCGCACGGCGGTCATCGCGCGTCCGCCCGTGGCGGGAGGCAAGGTGGCCCGCTACGACGCGACGAAGACGCTGGCGGTGCCGGGCGTGCGGCAGGTGGTGGAGCTGCCGGCGGCGACGAAGCCCTTCCTGTTCCAGCCGCTGGGAGGCCTGGCGGTGGTGGCGGACAACACCTGGGCGGCGATGAAGGGCCGCGCGGCGCTGGACGTGACGTGGGAGGGCGGGGACAACGCCGTCTACGACTCGGAGGCGTACCGCGAGCAGCTGCTGGAGGTGATTGGCAAGCCGGGCAAGGTGGTGCGCAACGTCGGCGACGCGCCAGGAGCGCTAGCGAAGGCGGCGAAGCGGGTGCAGGCCACGTACAACACGCCGCACCTGGCGCACGCGCCCATGGAGCCGCCCGCGGCGGTTGCGAAGGTGGAGAACGGCACCTGCGAGGTGTGGGCCACGACGCAGAACCCGCAGGCCGCGCGCAGCGAGGTGGCGAAGGCGCTGGGCCTCGACCCGTCGAAGGTGATCATCCACGTGACGCTGTTGGGTGGCGGGTTCGGCCGCAAGTCGAAGCCGGACTACGTGGTGGAGGCTGCGCTGGTGGCGAAGGCGGTGGGCGCGCCGGTGCGCCTGCAGTGGACGCGCGAGGACGACGTGCGCCACGACTACTACCACTCCACGAGCGCGCAGCGGCTGGAGGCCGGCCTGGACGCGAACGGCAAGGTGGTGGCGTGGCACCAGCGCATCGCGTTCCCGCCCATCGGCTCCACGTTCTCCGACGCGACGTTCGCGGGGGACGGAGAGATGGGGCAGGGCATCGTGGACCTGCCGCTGGCCATCCCGGACATCCGGATGGAGAACTGCGAGGCGCGAGCGCACACGCGCATCGGCTGGCTGCGGTCCGTGGCGAACATCTACCACGCGTTCGCGGTGCAGAGTTTCATCGACGAGCTGGCGCACGAGCGCGGCACGGATCCGCGAGACACGTTGCTGGAGGTGCTGGGGCCGTCGCGCATCGTGACGCCCAAGGACCTGGGCGTGGCGAAGGTGCCGAACTACGGCCAGTCCCTGGACGAGCACCCGGTGGACACGGCGCGGCTGCGCAGGGTGATTGAAAGGGTGACGGGCCTGTCTCGCTGGGACGAGCGCAAGCGGGAAGGAAGGGCGCTGGGGCTGGCGGCGCACCGCAGCTTCCTGACGTACGTGGCGGTGGTGGTGTCGGTGGTGAAGGACGCGGACGAGCGCATCCGGGTGGACGAGGCGTGGATCGTCGCGGACGCGGGCACCATCGTGAACATGGAGCGCGTGCGGGCGCAGATGGAAGGCGCGGTGGTGTTCGGCCTGAGCCTGGGGCTCTACGGCGCCATCACGATGAAGGACGGCGCCGTGGTGGAGAGCAACTTCCGCGACTACCGCCTGGCGCGCATCGCGGAGACGCCGAGGCGCATCCACGTGGACATCATCCCCAGCGACGGCCGCCCCGGAGGCGTGGGAGAGCCCGGAGTGCCCCCCGTGGCCCCGGCCCTGGCCAACGCGGTGTTCGCGCTCACGGGCACCCGCGTGCGCGAACTGCCGTTGGTGAAGACCGTGAAGGTGTAGGCGGAAGCCCCGCCGTCACGGCACCCACAGGGCGCCATCCGACAGGGGGGTATCCGCACCGCCCCCAGACGTACATCACGCCGTCGATCCACACCGCGGAGTGCGCATAGCGGTTCGCGGGGGCTTTGACGAAGTTCATGGTCGTCCAGAGGTCTTCCTTCGCGTGGTAGATGGCCCCATCCCTGAACACACGCGGCGCTCGGGCATCCTTGCCGCCCCAGACCAGCATCTGCGTGCCGGTCCAGAGGGCTGTGTGTCCCCAGCGCGGAGCGGGCGCGTAATCGGACTTGATGGGGGGGCTCCAGGCGTCGCTCGCGGGGGCATAGGTCGCGCCGTCGCCACAGGGAGCATCGGGGCCACCGCAGCCAAGCCCGCCCCAGACCATCATCTTCTCGCCGGTCCACACCGCCGGCTGAAGCAGACACGGACGATTGATCCGGCGGCTTTCGCAGCCCTTCCCAAGGCTTTAACCTGGGGCGGATGCGCTGTGGCTCCCACCGCTGGTCCGCTTCCGGCCCCTTCCTGACCATCCAGCACGAAGTCCGCCCCATCGAAGGATGGCTGTACCGTGGCGCGTTGCTGCTGTCGCTGGCCTTCCCGGTCATCGCCTTCTCGACAGGCTTCTTCGCGGGTGAAGTGCGCGTCTGGATCCTGATGATCGCGATGGGCGCCCTGGCGATCCACAACCTCACGTCGCGGTGGAAGGTGCTGCTGAACCGGGAGACCCGCTCCGTGTGGCGCCGCACCGGCTACCGGGAAGCATTGGGCGCGAAGGCCGAGCCCCTGGAACCCTTCACGTCCGTGGCCGTCTACCAGCGAGACAAGGGGTCCACGGAGGGCCTCTTCATCGCGAAGGTCTACATCGTGGCGCTGATGGGAGATTCGGGCGCCGTCGTCCTGTCCCACAGCGATGACCGGGAGGAGGCGCTGGAGCTGGCGCAGGCGGTCTCCAGGTTCCTCGGACTGGGCCTCAGTGTTGAGGGCGGACAGAGCCGTGCGGTGGGCGCGCGCATGGAGGAAACGCCGTTCACGGGGGAGCGCCTTCCGGACCTGCCCTTCGGCAGCGGCATCCAGTTCCGACAGGACGCCCGGGGGCTGACGCTGGAACTGCCGCCCTGTGGATGGCGTCCCACCTACGCGGCGCAGGGAGCCTTCGCCGTTCTCATCGCGGTGGGCGGGCCTCTTTTCTTGCTGAGGCAGTTGCGACAGATACTCGGCCCGCAGGCAGCCAGCACGCAGGTGATTGTGATTGCGAGCTCCCTGTTCATCGCCTGCGGTGCCTTCTTCTGGCTGTGGGTCGCCCGGGAAGCCACCAGTCGCTGGTCCCTCAACGCCTCGTCCCGGGGCATCGAGGTCATGCGGTACGGCCCCTGGAGGCATCGGAAGGTCCTGCGGCTGCCCAGGTCACGCATCCAGGACATCGACGTGCGCGATGCGCGGACGCATGTCTCCCGCGGCCGGGGCATCGTCATCGAGCACGACCAGGGCCACGAGTTGCTGGGCATGGACTTGTCGCAGGAAGAGCTCGCATGGGCGGGGTCGGCGCTGCGCCGCGCCCTGGCGACCCGTGCAAGGGACACCGGCGCCGAGCTCCGGGCGTCTTAACTGGCCGGAGTCGGGCGCGTCGCCCGGAAGATGAACGACGCGCCCGGTGAATCACTCAGTGCTTGCCCGCGGGGTCCTTGCCGCCCAGGTACGTCCGGATCACCGGAATCTGGCTGATGGTCGTCGGGTCACCGCCCTTGGAGGCGTCACGGTCGAGCGGATTGGCGCCCAGGACGACGAAGTCCGCCACCTTGCCCGGCTCGATGCTGCCCACCCAGCCGTCAATCTCATGCTGGCGGGCCGGCTCGATGGTAACCGCGCGCAGGGCCTCCTCGACGCTCGTCGCGTGCTGCGGCCCGAGCACATAGGACTTCTGGAAGGAAGGATAGGCCCACGTGCGCCGCGTGACGGCCTGCTCGACGAACCAGAGCGGCCGCGCCGGCGTCACCATGGAGTCGCTGTGGAAGGAGTAGGGGATGCCATTGCGGCGGTTGAAGTCCACCGGGTCGATGTCGATGTCCTTGTGCGCGCCATTCTTCTGGAGCATCTGCGCCAGGGCATCACCCCAGTACGCCACGTGTCCGATGAGGTGTGTCAC
The sequence above is a segment of the Corallococcus exiguus genome. Coding sequences within it:
- a CDS encoding siderophore-interacting protein, which translates into the protein MANAKAMLGSMLGRFLFTEAKVTQVREVSRAFRQIDCEGPALRGQGWSPGDKVQVFLPGLGMRTYTPLSWDEARGATAFLVYLHGDSPGAKWGRDVRTGDTVQFFGPRRSVALESGDAPVVLFGDETSFAVAHAFRTGAKRDVTPIFEVTRREDCAPALRELGFEGQDVERTAGDAHLTQVHERLREVLRTKPGATLVMTGRAQSIQALRSRLRGDGERATSKVKAYWAVGKTGLD
- a CDS encoding Isoquinoline 1-oxidoreductase subunit, whose product is MNLRSKALGAVLGAGAAALSLSLLISAGCGGRAAHPSVVPPPANPQALRPPEAFAGIGDKKERSQALFLEASRVMLHPRCVNCHPVGDSPLQGEEGKVHDPPVVRGSEDQGVPGLECTSCHQDRNAQLARIPGAPKWHVAPKVMAWEGRTPRALCEQLKDPARNGGKSLAELIEHSAHDELVGWGWKPGADRVPAPGTQAEFGALVAAWVKDGAECPREESRP
- a CDS encoding (2Fe-2S)-binding protein encodes the protein MSIRLRVNGTEHVLDVDPEMPLLWALRDVLTLTGTKYGCGQALCGACVVHIDGAAVRSCVTPVRRADGREVMTIEGLSPDGSHPLQKAWVDLAVPQCGFCQAGQIMTAAALLAKKPKPTDAEIDQSLAGNLCRCGTYTRIRTAVKKAAGLPTE
- a CDS encoding xanthine dehydrogenase family protein molybdopterin-binding subunit; its protein translation is MQDTRIRLSRRSVLEGMGLVAAGLGLEVFLPARAHAAPMPTSLPEVPTGGLRANVFVHVAPDGVVTIVCHRSEMGQGVRSSLPVLIADELGADMAHVKVVQGDGDEAYGDQNTDGSSSVRKIFDDLRYAGATARTMLVAVAAKRWKVAPTECEARDHAVFHKGSQRTLKFGELAGDAAKLKVPKKDAVTLRPRSELKHLGKELPLLDGPDIVTGRAVFGADVVLPGMRTAVIARPPVAGGKVARYDATKTLAVPGVRQVVELPAATKPFLFQPLGGLAVVADNTWAAMKGRAALDVTWEGGDNAVYDSEAYREQLLEVIGKPGKVVRNVGDAPGALAKAAKRVQATYNTPHLAHAPMEPPAAVAKVENGTCEVWATTQNPQAARSEVAKALGLDPSKVIIHVTLLGGGFGRKSKPDYVVEAALVAKAVGAPVRLQWTREDDVRHDYYHSTSAQRLEAGLDANGKVVAWHQRIAFPPIGSTFSDATFAGDGEMGQGIVDLPLAIPDIRMENCEARAHTRIGWLRSVANIYHAFAVQSFIDELAHERGTDPRDTLLEVLGPSRIVTPKDLGVAKVPNYGQSLDEHPVDTARLRRVIERVTGLSRWDERKREGRALGLAAHRSFLTYVAVVVSVVKDADERIRVDEAWIVADAGTIVNMERVRAQMEGAVVFGLSLGLYGAITMKDGAVVESNFRDYRLARIAETPRRIHVDIIPSDGRPGGVGEPGVPPVAPALANAVFALTGTRVRELPLVKTVKV
- a CDS encoding Kelch repeat-containing protein; translated protein: MWTGEKMMVWGGLGCGGPDAPCGDGATYAPASDAWSPPIKSDYAPAPRWGHTALWTGTQMLVWGGKDARAPRVFRDGAIYHAKEDLWTTMNFVKAPANRYAHSAVWIDGVMYVWGRCGYPPVGWRPVGAVTAGLPPTPSRSSPTAVRARGCP